In Canis lupus dingo isolate Sandy chromosome 12, ASM325472v2, whole genome shotgun sequence, the following proteins share a genomic window:
- the LY6G6F gene encoding lymphocyte antigen 6 complex locus protein G6f, with translation MAVLFFLLLFPCGPLWAAADNIQAIYVALGEAVEVPCPLPPRLSGDELLSWFHSPAAGSSTTLVVQVQVARPAPDPGKPIRASRLKLLGNYSLWLEGSKEGDAGRYWCAVLGQHYNYQNWRVYDVSILRGSQLSARAADGSPCSVLLCSVVPARRLDSVTWLEGSGPVRGHVQSFWGDGATLLLVCPGEGLSESREHRPRIIRCLMPHNKGVSFSLAASTDASPALCALSTGWDVSWILMLLLMAGQGFTILALSIMLCRQRAQGAQCKDASIPQFKPEIQVYENIHLAQLSPPAPKIR, from the exons ATGGCAGTCTTATTCTTCCTCCTTCTGTTCCCATGTGGGCCCCTCTGGGCTGCTGCAG ACAACATCCAAGCCATCTATGTAGCCTTGGGAGAGGCAGTGGAGGTCCCGTGTCCCTTACCACCCCGCCTGAGTGGAGATGAACTCCTGTCCTGGTTCCACAGCCCCGCAGCAGGCTCCTCCACCACCCTGGTAGTTCAAGTCCAAGTGGCCAGGCCAGCCCCAGACCCCGGGAAGCCCATAAGGGCATCCAGGCTGAAACTGCTGGGGAACTATTCGCTGTGGCTGGAAGGATCCAAGGAGGGAGATGCCGGTCGGTACTGGTGTGCCGTGCTGGGTCAGCACTACAACTAccagaactggagggtatatgATGTCTCCATACTCAGAG GATCCCAGCTATCCGCAAGGGCTGCAGATGGATCCCCCTGCTCTGTCCTCTTATGCTCTGTGGTCCCTGCCAGACGCCTAGACTCTGTGACCTGGCTAGAGGGAAGTGGTCCTGTGAGGGGCCATGTACAATCATTTTGGGGTGATGGGGCAACCCTGCTCTTGGTGTGTCCTGGGGAGGGGCTCTCTGAGTCCAGGGAACACAGACCAAGAATCATTCGCTGTCTCATGCCTCATAACAAAGGGGTCAGCTTTAGCCTGGCAG CCTCCACGGAtgcctctcctgccctctgtgCCCTTTCCACGGGCTGGGATGTGTCCTGGATCCTGATGCTGTTGCTCATGGCAGGTCAGGGATTCACCATCCTGGCCCTCAGCATCATGCTCTGCAGACAGAGGGCCCAGGGTGCTCAGTGCAAAG ATGCTTCGATTCCTCAGTTCAAACCTGAAATCCAGGTCTATGAGAATATCCATTTGGCCCAACTCAG CCCACCTGCCCCCAAGATCAGATGA
- the LOC112641317 gene encoding lymphocyte antigen 6G6e-like, producing MGTASIFLGLLFLCGALGLTTPPPPTRGGLRCYTCSFAKPCFPVPTECQEDEACGISIGTSEQNEIIERKGCLPRAQCPLQGHATYWSRSYTLRHHCCEQDLCNTATTLQRLPKTLLTTLLLLLATSFTWGGRLLH from the exons ATGGGCACCGCCAGCATCTTCCtgggcctcctcttcctctgtgggGCGCTGG GTCTCACCACACCCCCGCCCCCTACCCGGGGTGGGCTCCGCTGTTACACCTGCAGCTTTGCCAAACCCTGCTTCCCTGTTCCCACCGAGTGTCAGGAAGATGAAGCTTGTGGCATCAGTATTGGCACCTCAG AGCAGAATGAGATCATCGAACGGAAAGGCTGCCTCCCAAGGGCCCAGTGCCCTCTGCAAGGCCACGCTACCTACTGGTCACGCTCCTACACTCTGCGACACCACTGCTGTGAGCAGGACCTGTGCAACACAGCCACCACGCTGCAGCGGCTCCCCAAAACCCTCCTCACtaccctgctcctcctcctcgccACCAGCTTCACCTGGGGAGGCCGCCTCCTCCACTAG
- the LY6G6D gene encoding lymphocyte antigen 6 complex locus protein G6d translates to MILKQADTMNSLLMGVLLSTLLGSTLGKHMRCYECRGDPSSSCKETVATCGEGKRCGFLERKPQPGLGQSKLSRNPSITLIHHYPACMAAHHCNQVETELVGDVTYTTHRDRCVGDLCNNAMARMVAPPRFVAAAATALAWLLPALWRG, encoded by the exons atgataCTAAAGCAGGCAGACACAATGAACTCCCTACTCATGGGGGTCCTGCTCAGCACTCTGTTGGGGTCTACCCTGG GAAAACACATGCGGTGCTATGAATGCAGAGGAGACCCCAGCAGCTCCTGCAAAGAGACAGTGGCCACCTGCGGGGAGGGGAAACGCTGTGGCTTCCTGGAGCGCAAACCCCAACCAGGCCTGGGACAGAGCAAGCTGTCTAGAAACC cCTCGATAACCTTGATTCATCACTATCCAGCCTGCATGGCAGCCCATCATTGCAATCAAGTGGAAACCGAGTTGGTGGGAGACGTGACTTACACAACCCACAGGGACCGCTGCGTCGGAGATCTGTGCAACAATGCCATGGCAAGAATGGTGGCCCCACCACGATTTGTGGCTGCAGCAGCCActgccctggcctggctcctgccAGCACTGTGGAGAGGCTAG
- the LY6G6C gene encoding lymphocyte antigen 6 complex locus protein G6c, translated as MKGLLLLTLSALLCRVSADIRCHSCYKVPVLGCVDRQSCRLEPGQQCLTTNVYLGKMWVFSNLRCGTPEEPCRETFNQTNHKLGLIYNTTCCSKDNCNSPAPRPTPALTLVLLTSLAGLGLWLLH; from the exons ATGAAAGGTCTTCTGCTGCTCACCCTGTCTGCTCTGCTCTGCCGGGTCTCAG CTGACATTCGCTGTCACTCCTGCTACAAAGTCCCTGTGCTGGGCTGCGTGGACCGGCAGTCCTGTCGCCTGGAACCGGGACAACAGTGCCTGACAACAAATGTGTACCTCG gTAAGATGTGGGTTTTCTCCAACCTTCGATGTGGCACACCAGAAGAGCCTTGTCGGGAGACCTTCAACCAAACCAACCACAAGCTGGGTCTGATCTATAATACCACCTGTTGCAGCAAGGACAACTGCAATAGCCCAGCCCCTCGGCCCACCCCGGCCCTGACCCTTGTCCTCCTCACCTCTTTGGCTGGCCTTGGCCTCTGGCTGCTTCACTAA